A genome region from Myroides fluvii includes the following:
- a CDS encoding ATP-dependent DNA helicase RecQ gives MKSIEIDLHKELKRFFGFSQFKGLQEDVVKSIISGHNTFVIMPTGGGKSLCYQLPALVLDGTAIVVSPLIALMKNQVDAIRSLSTEHGIAHVLNSSLTKTEVNQVKEDIKQGVTKLLYVAPESLTKEEYVSFLQEVELSFVAIDEAHCISEWGHDFRPEYRNLRNIIRQLGDIPIIGLTATATPKVQEDILKNLEIPNANVFKASFNRPNLYYEVKPKTKNIESDIIRFIKQRKGKSGVIYCLSRKKVEEIANVLQVNGISAVPYHAGLDAKTRAKHQDMFLMEDVDVVVATIAFGMGIDKPDVRYVIHHDIPKSLESYYQETGRAGRDGGEGYCLAYYSYKDIEKLEKFMAGKPIAEQEIGIALLQEVVAYAETSMSRRKFLLHYFGEEFDEVHGDGADMDDNIRNPKKKSEAQDELQKVLKIIGETKQVYKTKEIVFVLLGKLNALLKVNKTDQQPFFGSGKNQDERFWLALIRQANVAGYLKKDIESYGVLKLTELGEHFIVNPVSFMMTEDHEYAEGDAVVESDLPRAEVIIDQVLISLLKDLRKKVAKKAGVPPFVVFQDPSLEEMCLKYPITLEEMANIIGVSDGKAKKFGKDFVDLIQSYVEENDIIRPDDLVVKSTGANSALKLYIIQSVDRKLSLDDIAKAKGLDMDALLKEMEQIVYSGTKLNIDYWLDEVLDEDQQEEIYDYFMDSESDNIKTAMAEFDGEYDTEELRLMRIQFITKEAN, from the coding sequence ATGAAATCAATTGAAATTGACTTGCACAAAGAGTTAAAGAGATTTTTCGGCTTTTCCCAGTTTAAAGGTCTCCAAGAGGATGTGGTGAAAAGTATTATCTCCGGGCACAATACATTTGTGATTATGCCTACAGGTGGTGGTAAATCACTTTGCTATCAATTACCTGCATTGGTTTTAGACGGGACAGCTATTGTTGTCTCTCCGTTGATTGCTCTGATGAAGAATCAAGTTGACGCTATTCGCAGTTTGTCCACAGAGCATGGAATTGCCCATGTTTTAAATTCCTCTTTGACCAAAACGGAAGTAAATCAGGTAAAAGAAGATATTAAACAAGGAGTAACAAAATTGTTGTATGTAGCCCCAGAATCATTAACTAAAGAAGAATATGTGAGCTTTTTACAAGAGGTAGAGTTGTCTTTTGTCGCCATTGATGAAGCACACTGTATCTCTGAATGGGGACATGATTTTAGACCAGAATATCGAAATTTGAGAAACATTATTCGACAATTAGGAGATATTCCCATTATCGGTCTAACTGCTACTGCCACACCAAAGGTACAAGAAGATATCTTGAAAAACCTAGAAATCCCCAATGCCAATGTTTTTAAAGCTTCATTTAATAGACCCAATCTATATTATGAAGTAAAACCCAAAACGAAAAACATTGAAAGTGATATTATTCGCTTTATCAAACAACGCAAAGGGAAGTCAGGTGTGATTTATTGTTTAAGTAGAAAGAAAGTAGAAGAAATTGCCAATGTGTTGCAAGTGAATGGAATTAGTGCCGTTCCATATCACGCAGGATTAGATGCCAAAACAAGAGCCAAACACCAAGATATGTTTCTCATGGAGGATGTAGATGTTGTCGTGGCAACCATCGCTTTTGGTATGGGTATTGACAAACCCGATGTACGTTATGTTATTCATCACGATATTCCAAAATCACTAGAAAGTTATTATCAAGAAACAGGTAGAGCAGGAAGAGATGGAGGAGAAGGGTATTGTTTGGCTTACTATTCGTATAAAGATATTGAGAAGCTTGAAAAATTTATGGCGGGAAAGCCGATTGCTGAACAGGAAATCGGAATAGCGTTGTTACAAGAAGTAGTCGCTTATGCTGAAACGTCCATGTCAAGACGCAAATTCTTATTGCATTATTTTGGAGAAGAATTTGACGAAGTGCATGGTGATGGTGCGGATATGGATGACAATATTCGCAATCCGAAAAAGAAAAGCGAAGCGCAAGACGAACTCCAAAAGGTGTTGAAGATTATTGGGGAAACAAAACAAGTATACAAAACAAAAGAAATAGTATTTGTACTGTTAGGGAAGTTAAATGCGTTACTCAAAGTAAATAAAACAGATCAGCAACCTTTTTTCGGATCGGGAAAAAACCAAGATGAACGCTTTTGGTTGGCTTTGATTCGACAGGCAAATGTAGCGGGATATTTAAAGAAAGATATTGAATCTTATGGCGTGTTGAAGTTGACTGAACTCGGGGAGCATTTTATTGTGAATCCTGTTTCGTTTATGATGACAGAAGATCACGAATATGCAGAAGGAGATGCTGTAGTTGAAAGTGATTTGCCTAGAGCTGAAGTGATTATTGATCAGGTCTTGATCAGTTTGCTTAAAGATTTGCGTAAAAAAGTAGCAAAGAAAGCAGGGGTGCCTCCATTTGTTGTGTTTCAAGATCCCTCATTAGAGGAAATGTGTTTGAAATATCCAATCACATTAGAGGAAATGGCTAATATTATCGGTGTAAGCGATGGGAAGGCTAAAAAATTCGGAAAGGATTTTGTGGACCTTATTCAAAGTTATGTCGAAGAAAATGATATTATCCGACCAGATGATTTGGTGGTGAAATCAACAGGAGCAAATTCGGCTTTAAAATTGTACATTATCCAAAGTGTGGATCGCAAATTGTCCCTAGATGATATCGCAAAAGCAAAAGGATTAGATATGGATGCACTTTTGAAAGAAATGGAGCAAATTGTCTATTCTGGAACAAAATTAAACATCGATTATTGGCTAGATGAAGTGTTAGACGAGGATCAACAAGAAGAAATTTACGATTACTTCATGGATTCTGAATCAGATAATATCAAAACAGCTATGGCGGAGTTTGATGGAGAATATGATACGGAAGAATTGCGATTGATGCGCATTCAGTTTATTACAAAGGAAGCGAATTAA
- a CDS encoding KpsF/GutQ family sugar-phosphate isomerase, whose translation MNTAITILDRAKKTLLSESESIKKLIDYLTEDFSEAVQAILNCQGRVVVTGIGKSALIGSKIVATFNSTGTPSLFMHAAEAVHGDLGLLQPNDCVICISNSGNSPEIKVLTPLLKRFGNTLIAITANETSFLGKNADFVLLSKVDREADPNNLAPMDSTTAQLALGDALAACLIECRNFTANDFALYHPGGALGKKLLLLVKDILNGQNKPMVSPTSSINDVIVEISQKRLGVTAVIDNNTLIGIITDGDLRRMLQNNTSFENILAQDIMSTNPKTIESDQLVSRALSVLEDNSITQLIVTQAGEYQGIIHLHDILKEGIV comes from the coding sequence TTGAATACAGCTATAACTATATTAGACCGAGCAAAAAAAACTTTACTATCTGAAAGTGAAAGCATTAAAAAGCTCATTGATTACCTAACAGAAGACTTCTCGGAGGCCGTACAAGCCATTTTAAATTGCCAGGGACGTGTCGTAGTCACGGGGATTGGAAAGAGCGCTTTAATCGGAAGTAAAATTGTCGCTACATTCAACTCTACTGGAACTCCATCTCTATTTATGCATGCTGCAGAAGCAGTACACGGAGATTTGGGTTTACTTCAGCCTAACGACTGTGTCATTTGCATTTCAAACAGTGGAAATAGCCCTGAAATAAAAGTACTTACCCCTTTATTGAAGCGCTTTGGTAACACGCTTATTGCAATAACAGCAAATGAAACTTCCTTTTTGGGTAAAAATGCAGATTTTGTACTCTTATCCAAAGTGGATCGAGAAGCTGATCCAAACAATCTAGCTCCGATGGATAGTACTACAGCGCAGTTGGCTTTAGGGGATGCCTTAGCTGCCTGTTTGATTGAATGTCGAAATTTCACTGCGAATGACTTTGCTCTTTATCACCCTGGAGGAGCATTAGGAAAAAAACTACTTCTATTAGTTAAAGACATTTTAAATGGGCAAAACAAACCCATGGTATCTCCTACTTCTTCAATTAACGATGTAATCGTAGAAATCTCACAAAAAAGACTAGGTGTAACCGCCGTAATTGATAATAATACGTTAATTGGCATTATTACAGACGGAGATTTACGTAGAATGTTGCAAAATAATACTAGTTTTGAAAACATACTAGCGCAGGATATCATGAGTACAAACCCCAAAACAATAGAATCAGATCAATTGGTTTCACGTGCATTATCCGTGCTAGAAGACAATTCAATCACCCAATTAATTGTAACACAAGCAGGAGAATATCAAGGTATTATCCACTTACACGATATTTTAAAAGAAGGAATAGTATAA
- a CDS encoding type I phosphomannose isomerase catalytic subunit produces MSFIQYPMMFEPILKDRIWGGEKLHTVLGKQQIFDAIGESWEISNVPENVSLVSNGGYKGQSLEELIKTYPEDVLGSYIVTTFGYQFPLLFKFLDAKEDLSIQLHPNDKLARERHNSLGKTEMWYVMQADPGARVVVDFKEGVTQEDYLQHLHRKTLPSILNEIPVKKGDAFFIQTGTVHAIGGGVLLAEIQQTSDITYRVYDWDRMDSEGQTRELHVDLALEAINYEKKQVVLSYDKKINQANPLVSCPFFTVNLIPLEERYEIKKPLDRFYLYVCTEGACELQINALTCGIKKGQTVLIPASVKNLVATGHATLLEIYID; encoded by the coding sequence ATGAGTTTTATTCAATATCCAATGATGTTTGAACCCATCCTGAAAGATAGAATTTGGGGAGGTGAGAAATTACATACTGTTTTAGGTAAGCAGCAAATTTTTGATGCAATTGGAGAAAGCTGGGAGATTTCGAATGTTCCAGAAAATGTCAGCCTCGTTTCTAATGGAGGTTATAAGGGACAAAGCTTAGAAGAGTTGATTAAGACGTATCCAGAAGATGTCTTAGGTTCGTATATTGTAACCACTTTTGGGTATCAATTTCCTTTGTTGTTTAAGTTTTTAGATGCCAAAGAAGATTTGTCCATTCAGTTGCATCCCAATGACAAATTAGCTCGAGAAAGACATAACTCTTTGGGAAAAACAGAAATGTGGTATGTTATGCAAGCAGACCCTGGAGCACGAGTGGTTGTTGACTTTAAAGAAGGTGTTACCCAAGAAGATTACTTACAACATCTACACCGTAAAACACTTCCTTCTATTTTAAATGAAATTCCCGTAAAAAAAGGAGATGCTTTTTTTATACAAACAGGGACAGTTCATGCTATAGGTGGTGGGGTTTTACTAGCTGAAATTCAACAAACATCTGATATTACGTATCGAGTCTATGATTGGGATAGAATGGATAGCGAAGGACAGACTCGAGAATTGCACGTAGATTTGGCATTAGAAGCAATCAATTACGAAAAAAAACAAGTAGTACTTTCGTATGATAAAAAAATCAATCAAGCGAATCCATTAGTATCATGCCCGTTTTTTACGGTTAATTTGATCCCTTTGGAGGAGCGATATGAAATAAAGAAGCCCTTAGATCGTTTTTACCTTTACGTTTGTACAGAAGGAGCGTGTGAGCTTCAAATTAATGCGTTAACGTGCGGAATTAAAAAAGGACAAACCGTGTTAATACCAGCATCAGTAAAGAATTTGGTTGCAACTGGTCATGCAACGTTGTTAGAAATATATATCGATTAG
- the lptB gene encoding LPS export ABC transporter ATP-binding protein, with protein sequence MKLRADNIVKMYKKRKVVKGVSVEVNQGEIVGLLGPNGAGKTTSFYMIVGLVKPNFGHIYLDNMDITNFPMYKRGQHGIGYLAQEPSVFRKLSIEDNILSVLQLTKLSKQEQVAKMESLIAEFNLEHIRTNRGDLLSGGERRRTEIARALATDPKFILLDEPFAGVDPVAVEDIQRIVAKLKNKNIGILITDHNVQETLAITDKTYLMFEGGILKAGVPEELAEDEMVRKVYLGQNFELRKKKLDFD encoded by the coding sequence ATGAAATTAAGAGCAGATAATATTGTCAAGATGTACAAGAAAAGAAAGGTTGTAAAAGGCGTTTCTGTCGAAGTAAATCAAGGAGAAATTGTGGGACTATTAGGTCCAAATGGGGCAGGAAAAACAACCTCATTTTACATGATTGTTGGCTTGGTAAAACCCAACTTTGGGCATATTTATTTGGATAATATGGACATCACCAATTTTCCAATGTACAAAAGAGGGCAACACGGAATTGGCTACTTAGCCCAAGAACCTTCCGTCTTTCGAAAATTGAGTATTGAAGACAATATCTTAAGTGTACTTCAACTAACCAAGCTTTCTAAACAAGAGCAAGTGGCTAAAATGGAGTCCCTAATTGCCGAATTCAACCTAGAACACATTCGCACAAACCGCGGGGATTTGTTATCAGGAGGGGAACGCAGAAGAACGGAAATAGCACGTGCATTGGCTACAGATCCAAAATTCATCTTACTAGATGAACCCTTTGCGGGTGTTGACCCCGTTGCAGTGGAGGACATTCAACGTATTGTTGCAAAATTGAAAAATAAAAACATTGGAATCTTAATAACGGATCACAACGTACAAGAAACCTTAGCAATTACAGACAAGACCTATTTGATGTTTGAAGGAGGGATCCTCAAAGCTGGAGTTCCGGAAGAACTCGCAGAAGACGAAATGGTTAGAAAGGTATATTTAGGTCAAAACTTCGAATTACGTAAAAAGAAATTAGACTTCGATTAA
- the tatC gene encoding twin-arginine translocase subunit TatC, whose product MAKQKNSEKAMSFLDHLEELRWLLIRTSVFILGGGIIAFFFRDFIFNKIIFGPKNSDFVTYQFFCKIAQYFDFDDSFCQQELPFEIQNRTMDGQFSVMMWTCITAGFIISVPFILWEIWKFISPALYSKEKKYAKLFIVVSSFLFFLGVLFGYYVITPLSVNFLVNLQVSDIVKNDIDINSYIGLVKTTSLACGLIFELPIIMYFLSVLGLVTPQFLREYRKYAIVLILILAAIITPPDVISQIIVSIPLLILYEISIYISKFVQKKPKTEVLAPNNKD is encoded by the coding sequence ATGGCAAAACAAAAAAACTCAGAAAAGGCAATGTCCTTTTTAGACCATTTAGAAGAACTAAGATGGCTGTTAATCCGCACCTCCGTATTTATTTTGGGAGGAGGAATTATTGCTTTCTTTTTCAGAGATTTTATATTCAATAAGATCATTTTCGGACCAAAAAACAGCGATTTCGTCACGTATCAATTCTTTTGTAAAATTGCGCAATACTTTGATTTTGACGATAGTTTTTGCCAACAAGAACTTCCCTTTGAAATACAAAACAGAACCATGGATGGACAATTTTCTGTGATGATGTGGACGTGTATTACAGCGGGCTTCATCATTTCAGTACCGTTTATCTTATGGGAAATCTGGAAATTTATTAGTCCAGCGCTCTATTCAAAAGAAAAAAAATACGCTAAGTTATTTATCGTTGTTTCCTCTTTCTTATTCTTCTTAGGGGTACTGTTCGGCTACTATGTAATTACACCTCTATCGGTTAACTTCTTAGTAAATCTACAAGTAAGTGACATTGTAAAAAACGACATTGACATTAATTCGTATATCGGGTTGGTTAAAACCACTTCTCTTGCTTGTGGACTAATTTTCGAACTGCCTATTATCATGTATTTCTTATCGGTTTTAGGGTTAGTAACCCCTCAATTTTTAAGAGAATACAGAAAATATGCGATTGTTTTAATTCTAATTTTAGCAGCGATTATCACTCCTCCGGACGTCATCAGTCAAATTATAGTATCGATTCCTTTATTGATTCTATATGAAATTAGTATTTATATCTCTAAATTTGTTCAAAAGAAACCTAAGACGGAAGTTTTGGCACCAAACAACAAGGACTAA
- a CDS encoding 6-carboxytetrahydropterin synthase, whose protein sequence is MRLTVSRKAHFNAAHRLHRPDWSDEQNQAVFGKCNNPNFHGHNYELIVNVTGEVDPETGFVMDLKILSDLIKAEIEEVFDHKNLNLDVIEFKNLIPTAEYIAVVIWQKLRPFIEKDKDLEVVLYETSRNFVSFKGEGI, encoded by the coding sequence ATGAGATTAACAGTTAGCCGTAAAGCACATTTTAATGCAGCACATCGCCTACATCGCCCCGATTGGTCCGATGAGCAAAATCAAGCTGTCTTTGGTAAGTGTAATAACCCTAATTTTCATGGGCACAATTACGAATTAATCGTCAATGTAACGGGAGAAGTTGATCCAGAAACGGGATTTGTGATGGATTTGAAAATCTTGTCAGATTTGATAAAAGCAGAGATTGAAGAGGTCTTTGATCACAAAAACCTAAACCTAGATGTTATAGAATTCAAAAACTTAATCCCAACTGCAGAGTATATTGCAGTAGTGATTTGGCAAAAATTAAGGCCTTTTATTGAGAAAGATAAAGATTTAGAAGTGGTTTTGTATGAAACTTCTAGAAACTTTGTAAGTTTTAAAGGTGAAGGGATTTAA
- the idi gene encoding isopentenyl-diphosphate Delta-isomerase, with protein sequence MIEEQVILVNEQDEQVGTMGKQEAHEKALLHRAFSVFIFNDKNEIMLQQRAAEKYHSPLLWANTCCSHQRVGETNIEAGKRRLREEMGFEVALKDVFHFIYKAPFDNGLTEHEFDHVMVGYYNGEPAINPEEVEAWKWMGIEEVKKDMEVNPQWYTAWFKIIFAKFYPHIEAHKI encoded by the coding sequence ATGATTGAAGAGCAAGTGATTTTAGTTAATGAGCAAGATGAGCAAGTAGGTACCATGGGAAAACAAGAAGCCCATGAAAAAGCTTTGTTGCATAGAGCATTTTCTGTGTTCATTTTTAATGATAAAAACGAGATTATGTTACAGCAACGTGCGGCAGAGAAGTATCATTCACCTTTGTTATGGGCAAACACTTGTTGTAGTCACCAAAGAGTTGGCGAGACCAATATCGAAGCAGGAAAGCGTCGATTGAGAGAAGAAATGGGGTTTGAGGTAGCGTTGAAAGATGTTTTTCACTTCATTTATAAAGCGCCTTTTGACAATGGTCTAACGGAACATGAATTTGATCATGTGATGGTAGGGTATTACAATGGAGAACCTGCAATCAATCCAGAAGAAGTAGAAGCTTGGAAATGGATGGGAATCGAAGAGGTGAAAAAAGATATGGAAGTAAATCCTCAATGGTATACCGCTTGGTTCAAGATTATTTTTGCTAAATTTTATCCCCATATTGAAGCACATAAAATCTAA
- a CDS encoding polysaccharide biosynthesis/export family protein, translating to MKLRSSFAVLLLLAAVFFTSCASRKTVIYYQNVDDVLAKNNTVTNFETHLQPDDLLMIIVSAQDREAAAPFNLVNTMTANPNNAAGTGQMQQQLYLVDNKGNIEFPVLGTIKISGLTKKEAIDYLTTEISKYIIRPIVNMRIMNFKVTVQGEVNRPGIHTVVSERLTLTDAIALSGDMTVYGKRNNVLVIREVEGKRIPYRVDMTKADFITSPYYYLNQNDIVYVEPNKTRVNSSAVGPNLTLGLSALSLLVTIIALSTK from the coding sequence ATGAAATTAAGAAGCTCATTTGCTGTATTGCTCCTCTTAGCAGCTGTATTTTTCACGTCTTGTGCGTCCAGAAAGACAGTGATATACTATCAAAATGTGGATGATGTATTAGCGAAAAACAATACAGTCACCAACTTTGAAACTCATCTACAACCAGATGATTTACTGATGATTATAGTATCTGCTCAAGATCGAGAAGCCGCTGCTCCGTTCAATTTGGTCAACACCATGACTGCAAATCCCAACAATGCTGCGGGGACGGGTCAAATGCAACAACAATTATATTTAGTTGACAATAAAGGAAATATTGAATTTCCAGTTCTTGGGACAATTAAAATCAGTGGATTAACAAAAAAAGAAGCCATTGATTACCTAACAACTGAAATTAGCAAATATATCATTCGTCCGATCGTCAACATGAGAATTATGAATTTCAAAGTTACGGTTCAAGGAGAAGTTAATCGCCCAGGGATTCACACGGTTGTGAGTGAGCGTTTAACGCTGACAGATGCTATTGCACTTTCAGGAGATATGACCGTTTACGGAAAAAGAAACAATGTATTAGTCATTCGCGAAGTAGAGGGAAAACGCATTCCTTATCGCGTGGATATGACTAAGGCTGATTTTATTACGTCACCCTACTATTACTTAAACCAAAACGATATCGTATATGTCGAGCCAAACAAAACAAGAGTAAACTCTTCTGCTGTTGGTCCAAACCTAACGCTAGGTCTTTCGGCATTATCCTTATTAGTAACTATAATTGCGCTGTCAACTAAATAA